The Impatiens glandulifera chromosome 3, dImpGla2.1, whole genome shotgun sequence genome contains a region encoding:
- the LOC124931201 gene encoding uncharacterized protein LOC124931201 isoform X4: MGGRVAQNLIQFANLPIKLLIPSTFNNIREIALKTIPSASKIQIKRVLESVYGFQVDRVHTLNMDGKKKRSGGLLIAKPDYKKAYVTLRNSLSISPELYPIHIIEDDKRKMATKDPRSSIVEEGEMKAPHWLDGRDKGANAFPESGRFGKNRANNRTPSSRGGRHGVSSSYTRSDRRGVRDEAPVKFPWSSMRNSSSNRDGVPTSSPRKTSSRGGRNGVPASSTRRTSR; the protein is encoded by the exons ATGGGAGGTCGAGTAGCTCAAAATCTAATTCAATTTGCTAATTTACCAATTAAGCTTCTCATTCCTTCTACATTCAACAACATCAGAGAAATCGCTTTGAAAACCATCCCTTCCGCCTCCAAA ATCCAGATAAAGAGGGTTTTGGAGTCTGTCTATGGATTTCAGGTGGACAGGGTTCATACGCTGAACATGGACGGGAAGAAAAAGAGAAGCGGAGGACTATTGATTGCTAAACCGGACTACAAGAAGGCGTACGTTACACTTAGGAATTCGTTGTCAATTTCTCCTGAATTGTATCCCATTCACATTATTGAAGATGACAAGAGGAAGATGGCCACGAAAGACCCTAGATCGAGTATTGTGGAGGAAGGAGAAATGAAAGCTCCTCATTGGCTTGATGGTAGGGATAAAGGCGCAAATGCCTTTCCTGAGAGTGGTCGTTTTGGAAAGAACCGTGCTAACAATAGGACTCCTAG CAGCCGTGGTGGACGTCATGGAGTGTCATCGAGCTACACCAGGTCTGATAG GCGTGGTGTCCGTGATGAAGCACCGGTGAAGTTTCCTTGGAGCAGTATGAGGAATTCTAG TAGTAATCGTGATGGAGTGCCAACGAGCAGCCCGAGGAAGACTTCTAG CCGTGGTGGTCGTAATGGAGTGCCAGCAAGCAGCACGAGGAGGACTTCTAGGTAG
- the LOC124931201 gene encoding uncharacterized protein LOC124931201 isoform X8, whose protein sequence is MGGRVAQNLIQFANLPIKLLIPSTFNNIREIALKTIPSASKIQIKRVLESVYGFQVDRVHTLNMDGKKKRSGGLLIAKPDYKKAYVTLRNSLSISPELYPIHIIEDDKRKMATKDPRSSIVEEGEMKAPHWLDGRDKGANAFPESGRFGKNRANNRTPSSRGGRHGVSSSYTRSDRRGVRDEAPVKFPWSSMRNSSNRDGVPTSSPRKTSSRGGRNGVPASSTRRTSR, encoded by the exons ATGGGAGGTCGAGTAGCTCAAAATCTAATTCAATTTGCTAATTTACCAATTAAGCTTCTCATTCCTTCTACATTCAACAACATCAGAGAAATCGCTTTGAAAACCATCCCTTCCGCCTCCAAA ATCCAGATAAAGAGGGTTTTGGAGTCTGTCTATGGATTTCAGGTGGACAGGGTTCATACGCTGAACATGGACGGGAAGAAAAAGAGAAGCGGAGGACTATTGATTGCTAAACCGGACTACAAGAAGGCGTACGTTACACTTAGGAATTCGTTGTCAATTTCTCCTGAATTGTATCCCATTCACATTATTGAAGATGACAAGAGGAAGATGGCCACGAAAGACCCTAGATCGAGTATTGTGGAGGAAGGAGAAATGAAAGCTCCTCATTGGCTTGATGGTAGGGATAAAGGCGCAAATGCCTTTCCTGAGAGTGGTCGTTTTGGAAAGAACCGTGCTAACAATAGGACTCCTAG CAGCCGTGGTGGACGTCATGGAGTGTCATCGAGCTACACCAGGTCTGATAG GCGTGGTGTCCGTGATGAAGCACCGGTGAAGTTTCCTTGGAGCAGTATGAGGAATTCTAG TAATCGTGATGGAGTGCCAACGAGCAGCCCGAGGAAGACTTCTAG CCGTGGTGGTCGTAATGGAGTGCCAGCAAGCAGCACGAGGAGGACTTCTAGGTAG
- the LOC124931201 gene encoding uncharacterized protein LOC124931201 isoform X14, translating to MGGRVAQNLIQFANLPIKLLIPSTFNNIREIALKTIPSASKIQIKRVLESVYGFQVDRVHTLNMDGKKKRSGGLLIAKPDYKKAYVTLRNSLSISPELYPIHIIEDDKRKMATKDPRSSIVEEGEMKAPHWLDGRDKGANAFPESGRFGKNRANNRTPSSRGGRHGVSSSYTRRGVRDEAPVKFPWSSMRNSSSNRDGVPTSSPRKTSSRGGRNGVPASSTRRTSR from the exons ATGGGAGGTCGAGTAGCTCAAAATCTAATTCAATTTGCTAATTTACCAATTAAGCTTCTCATTCCTTCTACATTCAACAACATCAGAGAAATCGCTTTGAAAACCATCCCTTCCGCCTCCAAA ATCCAGATAAAGAGGGTTTTGGAGTCTGTCTATGGATTTCAGGTGGACAGGGTTCATACGCTGAACATGGACGGGAAGAAAAAGAGAAGCGGAGGACTATTGATTGCTAAACCGGACTACAAGAAGGCGTACGTTACACTTAGGAATTCGTTGTCAATTTCTCCTGAATTGTATCCCATTCACATTATTGAAGATGACAAGAGGAAGATGGCCACGAAAGACCCTAGATCGAGTATTGTGGAGGAAGGAGAAATGAAAGCTCCTCATTGGCTTGATGGTAGGGATAAAGGCGCAAATGCCTTTCCTGAGAGTGGTCGTTTTGGAAAGAACCGTGCTAACAATAGGACTCCTAG CAGCCGTGGTGGACGTCATGGAGTGTCATCGAGCTACACCAG GCGTGGTGTCCGTGATGAAGCACCGGTGAAGTTTCCTTGGAGCAGTATGAGGAATTCTAG TAGTAATCGTGATGGAGTGCCAACGAGCAGCCCGAGGAAGACTTCTAG CCGTGGTGGTCGTAATGGAGTGCCAGCAAGCAGCACGAGGAGGACTTCTAGGTAG
- the LOC124931201 gene encoding uncharacterized protein LOC124931201 isoform X18, translating to MGGRVAQNLIQFANLPIKLLIPSTFNNIREIALKTIPSASKIQIKRVLESVYGFQVDRVHTLNMDGKKKRSGGLLIAKPDYKKAYVTLRNSLSISPELYPIHIIEDDKRKMATKDPRSSIVEEGEMKAPHWLDGRDKGANAFPESGRFGKNRANNRTPSSRGGRHGVSSSYTRRGVRDEAPVKFPWSSMRNSSNRDGVPTSSPRKTSSRGGRNGVPASSTRRTSR from the exons ATGGGAGGTCGAGTAGCTCAAAATCTAATTCAATTTGCTAATTTACCAATTAAGCTTCTCATTCCTTCTACATTCAACAACATCAGAGAAATCGCTTTGAAAACCATCCCTTCCGCCTCCAAA ATCCAGATAAAGAGGGTTTTGGAGTCTGTCTATGGATTTCAGGTGGACAGGGTTCATACGCTGAACATGGACGGGAAGAAAAAGAGAAGCGGAGGACTATTGATTGCTAAACCGGACTACAAGAAGGCGTACGTTACACTTAGGAATTCGTTGTCAATTTCTCCTGAATTGTATCCCATTCACATTATTGAAGATGACAAGAGGAAGATGGCCACGAAAGACCCTAGATCGAGTATTGTGGAGGAAGGAGAAATGAAAGCTCCTCATTGGCTTGATGGTAGGGATAAAGGCGCAAATGCCTTTCCTGAGAGTGGTCGTTTTGGAAAGAACCGTGCTAACAATAGGACTCCTAG CAGCCGTGGTGGACGTCATGGAGTGTCATCGAGCTACACCAG GCGTGGTGTCCGTGATGAAGCACCGGTGAAGTTTCCTTGGAGCAGTATGAGGAATTCTAG TAATCGTGATGGAGTGCCAACGAGCAGCCCGAGGAAGACTTCTAG CCGTGGTGGTCGTAATGGAGTGCCAGCAAGCAGCACGAGGAGGACTTCTAGGTAG
- the LOC124931201 gene encoding uncharacterized protein LOC124931201 isoform X1, with translation MGGRVAQNLIQFANLPIKLLIPSTFNNIREIALKTIPSASKIQIKRVLESVYGFQVDRVHTLNMDGKKKRSGGLLIAKPDYKKAYVTLRNSLSISPELYPIHIIEDDKRKMATKDPRSSIVEEGEMKAPHWLDGRDKGANAFPESGRFGKNRANNRTPSSRGGRHGVSSSYTRSDSRRGVRDEAPVKFPWSSMRNSSSNRDGVPTSSPRKTSSRGGRNGVPASSTRRTSR, from the exons ATGGGAGGTCGAGTAGCTCAAAATCTAATTCAATTTGCTAATTTACCAATTAAGCTTCTCATTCCTTCTACATTCAACAACATCAGAGAAATCGCTTTGAAAACCATCCCTTCCGCCTCCAAA ATCCAGATAAAGAGGGTTTTGGAGTCTGTCTATGGATTTCAGGTGGACAGGGTTCATACGCTGAACATGGACGGGAAGAAAAAGAGAAGCGGAGGACTATTGATTGCTAAACCGGACTACAAGAAGGCGTACGTTACACTTAGGAATTCGTTGTCAATTTCTCCTGAATTGTATCCCATTCACATTATTGAAGATGACAAGAGGAAGATGGCCACGAAAGACCCTAGATCGAGTATTGTGGAGGAAGGAGAAATGAAAGCTCCTCATTGGCTTGATGGTAGGGATAAAGGCGCAAATGCCTTTCCTGAGAGTGGTCGTTTTGGAAAGAACCGTGCTAACAATAGGACTCCTAG CAGCCGTGGTGGACGTCATGGAGTGTCATCGAGCTACACCAGGTCTGATAG CAGGCGTGGTGTCCGTGATGAAGCACCGGTGAAGTTTCCTTGGAGCAGTATGAGGAATTCTAG TAGTAATCGTGATGGAGTGCCAACGAGCAGCCCGAGGAAGACTTCTAG CCGTGGTGGTCGTAATGGAGTGCCAGCAAGCAGCACGAGGAGGACTTCTAGGTAG
- the LOC124931201 gene encoding uncharacterized protein LOC124931201 isoform X6 yields the protein MGGRVAQNLIQFANLPIKLLIPSTFNNIREIALKTIPSASKIQIKRVLESVYGFQVDRVHTLNMDGKKKRSGGLLIAKPDYKKAYVTLRNSLSISPELYPIHIIEDDKRKMATKDPRSSIVEEGEMKAPHWLDGRDKGANAFPESGRFGKNRANNRTPSSRGGRHGVSSSYTRSDSRRGVRDEAPVKFPWSSMRNSSNRDGVPTSSPRKTSSRGGRNGVPASSTRRTSR from the exons ATGGGAGGTCGAGTAGCTCAAAATCTAATTCAATTTGCTAATTTACCAATTAAGCTTCTCATTCCTTCTACATTCAACAACATCAGAGAAATCGCTTTGAAAACCATCCCTTCCGCCTCCAAA ATCCAGATAAAGAGGGTTTTGGAGTCTGTCTATGGATTTCAGGTGGACAGGGTTCATACGCTGAACATGGACGGGAAGAAAAAGAGAAGCGGAGGACTATTGATTGCTAAACCGGACTACAAGAAGGCGTACGTTACACTTAGGAATTCGTTGTCAATTTCTCCTGAATTGTATCCCATTCACATTATTGAAGATGACAAGAGGAAGATGGCCACGAAAGACCCTAGATCGAGTATTGTGGAGGAAGGAGAAATGAAAGCTCCTCATTGGCTTGATGGTAGGGATAAAGGCGCAAATGCCTTTCCTGAGAGTGGTCGTTTTGGAAAGAACCGTGCTAACAATAGGACTCCTAG CAGCCGTGGTGGACGTCATGGAGTGTCATCGAGCTACACCAGGTCTGATAG CAGGCGTGGTGTCCGTGATGAAGCACCGGTGAAGTTTCCTTGGAGCAGTATGAGGAATTCTAG TAATCGTGATGGAGTGCCAACGAGCAGCCCGAGGAAGACTTCTAG CCGTGGTGGTCGTAATGGAGTGCCAGCAAGCAGCACGAGGAGGACTTCTAGGTAG
- the LOC124931201 gene encoding uncharacterized protein LOC124931201 isoform X19, whose amino-acid sequence MGGRVAQNLIQFANLPIKLLIPSTFNNIREIALKTIPSASKIQIKRVLESVYGFQVDRVHTLNMDGKKKRSGGLLIAKPDYKKAYVTLRNSLSISPELYPIHIIEDDKRKMATKDPRSSIVEEGEMKAPHWLDGRDKGANAFPESGRFGKNRANNRTPSSRGGRHGVSSSYTRSDSRRGVRDEAPVKFPWSSMRNSSSRGGRNGVPASSTRRTSR is encoded by the exons ATGGGAGGTCGAGTAGCTCAAAATCTAATTCAATTTGCTAATTTACCAATTAAGCTTCTCATTCCTTCTACATTCAACAACATCAGAGAAATCGCTTTGAAAACCATCCCTTCCGCCTCCAAA ATCCAGATAAAGAGGGTTTTGGAGTCTGTCTATGGATTTCAGGTGGACAGGGTTCATACGCTGAACATGGACGGGAAGAAAAAGAGAAGCGGAGGACTATTGATTGCTAAACCGGACTACAAGAAGGCGTACGTTACACTTAGGAATTCGTTGTCAATTTCTCCTGAATTGTATCCCATTCACATTATTGAAGATGACAAGAGGAAGATGGCCACGAAAGACCCTAGATCGAGTATTGTGGAGGAAGGAGAAATGAAAGCTCCTCATTGGCTTGATGGTAGGGATAAAGGCGCAAATGCCTTTCCTGAGAGTGGTCGTTTTGGAAAGAACCGTGCTAACAATAGGACTCCTAG CAGCCGTGGTGGACGTCATGGAGTGTCATCGAGCTACACCAGGTCTGATAG CAGGCGTGGTGTCCGTGATGAAGCACCGGTGAAGTTTCCTTGGAGCAGTATGAGGAATTCTAG TAGCCGTGGTGGTCGTAATGGAGTGCCAGCAAGCAGCACGAGGAGGACTTCTAGGTAG
- the LOC124931201 gene encoding uncharacterized protein LOC124931201 isoform X25, with translation MGGRVAQNLIQFANLPIKLLIPSTFNNIREIALKTIPSASKIQIKRVLESVYGFQVDRVHTLNMDGKKKRSGGLLIAKPDYKKAYVTLRNSLSISPELYPIHIIEDDKRKMATKDPRSSIVEEGEMKAPHWLDGRDKGANAFPESGRFGKNRANNRTPSSRGGRHGVSSSYTRSDRRGVRDEAPVKFPWSSMRNSSSNRDGVPTSSPRKTSSSRGGRNGVPASSTRRTSR, from the exons ATGGGAGGTCGAGTAGCTCAAAATCTAATTCAATTTGCTAATTTACCAATTAAGCTTCTCATTCCTTCTACATTCAACAACATCAGAGAAATCGCTTTGAAAACCATCCCTTCCGCCTCCAAA ATCCAGATAAAGAGGGTTTTGGAGTCTGTCTATGGATTTCAGGTGGACAGGGTTCATACGCTGAACATGGACGGGAAGAAAAAGAGAAGCGGAGGACTATTGATTGCTAAACCGGACTACAAGAAGGCGTACGTTACACTTAGGAATTCGTTGTCAATTTCTCCTGAATTGTATCCCATTCACATTATTGAAGATGACAAGAGGAAGATGGCCACGAAAGACCCTAGATCGAGTATTGTGGAGGAAGGAGAAATGAAAGCTCCTCATTGGCTTGATGGTAGGGATAAAGGCGCAAATGCCTTTCCTGAGAGTGGTCGTTTTGGAAAGAACCGTGCTAACAATAGGACTCCTAG CAGCCGTGGTGGACGTCATGGAGTGTCATCGAGCTACACCAGGTCTGATAG GCGTGGTGTCCGTGATGAAGCACCGGTGAAGTTTCCTTGGAGCAGTATGAGGAATTCTAG TAGTAATCGTGATGGAGTGCCAACGAGCAGCCCGAGGAAGACTTCTAG TAGCCGTGGTGGTCGTAATGGAGTGCCAGCAAGCAGCACGAGGAGGACTTCTAGGTAG
- the LOC124931201 gene encoding uncharacterized protein LOC124931201 isoform X15 produces the protein MGGRVAQNLIQFANLPIKLLIPSTFNNIREIALKTIPSASKIQIKRVLESVYGFQVDRVHTLNMDGKKKRSGGLLIAKPDYKKAYVTLRNSLSISPELYPIHIIEDDKRKMATKDPRSSIVEEGEMKAPHWLDGRDKGANAFPESGRFGKNRANNRTPSSRGGRHGVSSSYTRRGVRDEAPVKFPWSSMRNSSNRDGVPTSSPRKTSSSRGGRNGVPASSTRRTSR, from the exons ATGGGAGGTCGAGTAGCTCAAAATCTAATTCAATTTGCTAATTTACCAATTAAGCTTCTCATTCCTTCTACATTCAACAACATCAGAGAAATCGCTTTGAAAACCATCCCTTCCGCCTCCAAA ATCCAGATAAAGAGGGTTTTGGAGTCTGTCTATGGATTTCAGGTGGACAGGGTTCATACGCTGAACATGGACGGGAAGAAAAAGAGAAGCGGAGGACTATTGATTGCTAAACCGGACTACAAGAAGGCGTACGTTACACTTAGGAATTCGTTGTCAATTTCTCCTGAATTGTATCCCATTCACATTATTGAAGATGACAAGAGGAAGATGGCCACGAAAGACCCTAGATCGAGTATTGTGGAGGAAGGAGAAATGAAAGCTCCTCATTGGCTTGATGGTAGGGATAAAGGCGCAAATGCCTTTCCTGAGAGTGGTCGTTTTGGAAAGAACCGTGCTAACAATAGGACTCCTAG CAGCCGTGGTGGACGTCATGGAGTGTCATCGAGCTACACCAG GCGTGGTGTCCGTGATGAAGCACCGGTGAAGTTTCCTTGGAGCAGTATGAGGAATTCTAG TAATCGTGATGGAGTGCCAACGAGCAGCCCGAGGAAGACTTCTAG TAGCCGTGGTGGTCGTAATGGAGTGCCAGCAAGCAGCACGAGGAGGACTTCTAGGTAG
- the LOC124931201 gene encoding uncharacterized protein LOC124931201 isoform X24, giving the protein MGGRVAQNLIQFANLPIKLLIPSTFNNIREIALKTIPSASKIQIKRVLESVYGFQVDRVHTLNMDGKKKRSGGLLIAKPDYKKAYVTLRNSLSISPELYPIHIIEDDKRKMATKDPRSSIVEEGEMKAPHWLDGRDKGANAFPESGRFGKNRANNRTPSSRGGRHGVSSSYTRSDSRRGVRDEAPVKFPWSSMRNSSSNRDGVPTSSPRKTSSSRGGRNGVPASSTRRTSR; this is encoded by the exons ATGGGAGGTCGAGTAGCTCAAAATCTAATTCAATTTGCTAATTTACCAATTAAGCTTCTCATTCCTTCTACATTCAACAACATCAGAGAAATCGCTTTGAAAACCATCCCTTCCGCCTCCAAA ATCCAGATAAAGAGGGTTTTGGAGTCTGTCTATGGATTTCAGGTGGACAGGGTTCATACGCTGAACATGGACGGGAAGAAAAAGAGAAGCGGAGGACTATTGATTGCTAAACCGGACTACAAGAAGGCGTACGTTACACTTAGGAATTCGTTGTCAATTTCTCCTGAATTGTATCCCATTCACATTATTGAAGATGACAAGAGGAAGATGGCCACGAAAGACCCTAGATCGAGTATTGTGGAGGAAGGAGAAATGAAAGCTCCTCATTGGCTTGATGGTAGGGATAAAGGCGCAAATGCCTTTCCTGAGAGTGGTCGTTTTGGAAAGAACCGTGCTAACAATAGGACTCCTAG CAGCCGTGGTGGACGTCATGGAGTGTCATCGAGCTACACCAGGTCTGATAG CAGGCGTGGTGTCCGTGATGAAGCACCGGTGAAGTTTCCTTGGAGCAGTATGAGGAATTCTAG TAGTAATCGTGATGGAGTGCCAACGAGCAGCCCGAGGAAGACTTCTAG TAGCCGTGGTGGTCGTAATGGAGTGCCAGCAAGCAGCACGAGGAGGACTTCTAGGTAG
- the LOC124931201 gene encoding uncharacterized protein LOC124931201 isoform X2 — protein sequence MGGRVAQNLIQFANLPIKLLIPSTFNNIREIALKTIPSASKIQIKRVLESVYGFQVDRVHTLNMDGKKKRSGGLLIAKPDYKKAYVTLRNSLSISPELYPIHIIEDDKRKMATKDPRSSIVEEGEMKAPHWLDGRDKGANAFPESGRFGKNRANNRTPSSRGGRHGVSSSYTRSDSRRGVRDEAPVKFPWSSMRNSSNRDGVPTSSPRKTSSSRGGRNGVPASSTRRTSR from the exons ATGGGAGGTCGAGTAGCTCAAAATCTAATTCAATTTGCTAATTTACCAATTAAGCTTCTCATTCCTTCTACATTCAACAACATCAGAGAAATCGCTTTGAAAACCATCCCTTCCGCCTCCAAA ATCCAGATAAAGAGGGTTTTGGAGTCTGTCTATGGATTTCAGGTGGACAGGGTTCATACGCTGAACATGGACGGGAAGAAAAAGAGAAGCGGAGGACTATTGATTGCTAAACCGGACTACAAGAAGGCGTACGTTACACTTAGGAATTCGTTGTCAATTTCTCCTGAATTGTATCCCATTCACATTATTGAAGATGACAAGAGGAAGATGGCCACGAAAGACCCTAGATCGAGTATTGTGGAGGAAGGAGAAATGAAAGCTCCTCATTGGCTTGATGGTAGGGATAAAGGCGCAAATGCCTTTCCTGAGAGTGGTCGTTTTGGAAAGAACCGTGCTAACAATAGGACTCCTAG CAGCCGTGGTGGACGTCATGGAGTGTCATCGAGCTACACCAGGTCTGATAG CAGGCGTGGTGTCCGTGATGAAGCACCGGTGAAGTTTCCTTGGAGCAGTATGAGGAATTCTAG TAATCGTGATGGAGTGCCAACGAGCAGCCCGAGGAAGACTTCTAG TAGCCGTGGTGGTCGTAATGGAGTGCCAGCAAGCAGCACGAGGAGGACTTCTAGGTAG
- the LOC124931201 gene encoding uncharacterized protein LOC124931201 isoform X5, with translation MGGRVAQNLIQFANLPIKLLIPSTFNNIREIALKTIPSASKIQIKRVLESVYGFQVDRVHTLNMDGKKKRSGGLLIAKPDYKKAYVTLRNSLSISPELYPIHIIEDDKRKMATKDPRSSIVEEGEMKAPHWLDGRDKGANAFPESGRFGKNRANNRTPSSRGGRHGVSSSYTRSDRRGVRDEAPVKFPWSSMRNSSNRDGVPTSSPRKTSSSRGGRNGVPASSTRRTSR, from the exons ATGGGAGGTCGAGTAGCTCAAAATCTAATTCAATTTGCTAATTTACCAATTAAGCTTCTCATTCCTTCTACATTCAACAACATCAGAGAAATCGCTTTGAAAACCATCCCTTCCGCCTCCAAA ATCCAGATAAAGAGGGTTTTGGAGTCTGTCTATGGATTTCAGGTGGACAGGGTTCATACGCTGAACATGGACGGGAAGAAAAAGAGAAGCGGAGGACTATTGATTGCTAAACCGGACTACAAGAAGGCGTACGTTACACTTAGGAATTCGTTGTCAATTTCTCCTGAATTGTATCCCATTCACATTATTGAAGATGACAAGAGGAAGATGGCCACGAAAGACCCTAGATCGAGTATTGTGGAGGAAGGAGAAATGAAAGCTCCTCATTGGCTTGATGGTAGGGATAAAGGCGCAAATGCCTTTCCTGAGAGTGGTCGTTTTGGAAAGAACCGTGCTAACAATAGGACTCCTAG CAGCCGTGGTGGACGTCATGGAGTGTCATCGAGCTACACCAGGTCTGATAG GCGTGGTGTCCGTGATGAAGCACCGGTGAAGTTTCCTTGGAGCAGTATGAGGAATTCTAG TAATCGTGATGGAGTGCCAACGAGCAGCCCGAGGAAGACTTCTAG TAGCCGTGGTGGTCGTAATGGAGTGCCAGCAAGCAGCACGAGGAGGACTTCTAGGTAG
- the LOC124931201 gene encoding uncharacterized protein LOC124931201 isoform X12, producing the protein MGGRVAQNLIQFANLPIKLLIPSTFNNIREIALKTIPSASKIQIKRVLESVYGFQVDRVHTLNMDGKKKRSGGLLIAKPDYKKAYVTLRNSLSISPELYPIHIIEDDKRKMATKDPRSSIVEEGEMKAPHWLDGRDKGANAFPESGRFGKNRANNRTPSSRGGRHGVSSSYTSRRGVRDEAPVKFPWSSMRNSSNRDGVPTSSPRKTSSSRGGRNGVPASSTRRTSR; encoded by the exons ATGGGAGGTCGAGTAGCTCAAAATCTAATTCAATTTGCTAATTTACCAATTAAGCTTCTCATTCCTTCTACATTCAACAACATCAGAGAAATCGCTTTGAAAACCATCCCTTCCGCCTCCAAA ATCCAGATAAAGAGGGTTTTGGAGTCTGTCTATGGATTTCAGGTGGACAGGGTTCATACGCTGAACATGGACGGGAAGAAAAAGAGAAGCGGAGGACTATTGATTGCTAAACCGGACTACAAGAAGGCGTACGTTACACTTAGGAATTCGTTGTCAATTTCTCCTGAATTGTATCCCATTCACATTATTGAAGATGACAAGAGGAAGATGGCCACGAAAGACCCTAGATCGAGTATTGTGGAGGAAGGAGAAATGAAAGCTCCTCATTGGCTTGATGGTAGGGATAAAGGCGCAAATGCCTTTCCTGAGAGTGGTCGTTTTGGAAAGAACCGTGCTAACAATAGGACTCCTAG CAGCCGTGGTGGACGTCATGGAGTGTCATCGAGCTACACCAG CAGGCGTGGTGTCCGTGATGAAGCACCGGTGAAGTTTCCTTGGAGCAGTATGAGGAATTCTAG TAATCGTGATGGAGTGCCAACGAGCAGCCCGAGGAAGACTTCTAG TAGCCGTGGTGGTCGTAATGGAGTGCCAGCAAGCAGCACGAGGAGGACTTCTAGGTAG
- the LOC124931201 gene encoding uncharacterized protein LOC124931201 isoform X11, translating to MGGRVAQNLIQFANLPIKLLIPSTFNNIREIALKTIPSASKIQIKRVLESVYGFQVDRVHTLNMDGKKKRSGGLLIAKPDYKKAYVTLRNSLSISPELYPIHIIEDDKRKMATKDPRSSIVEEGEMKAPHWLDGRDKGANAFPESGRFGKNRANNRTPSRGGRHGVSSSYTSRRGVRDEAPVKFPWSSMRNSSSNRDGVPTSSPRKTSSSRGGRNGVPASSTRRTSR from the exons ATGGGAGGTCGAGTAGCTCAAAATCTAATTCAATTTGCTAATTTACCAATTAAGCTTCTCATTCCTTCTACATTCAACAACATCAGAGAAATCGCTTTGAAAACCATCCCTTCCGCCTCCAAA ATCCAGATAAAGAGGGTTTTGGAGTCTGTCTATGGATTTCAGGTGGACAGGGTTCATACGCTGAACATGGACGGGAAGAAAAAGAGAAGCGGAGGACTATTGATTGCTAAACCGGACTACAAGAAGGCGTACGTTACACTTAGGAATTCGTTGTCAATTTCTCCTGAATTGTATCCCATTCACATTATTGAAGATGACAAGAGGAAGATGGCCACGAAAGACCCTAGATCGAGTATTGTGGAGGAAGGAGAAATGAAAGCTCCTCATTGGCTTGATGGTAGGGATAAAGGCGCAAATGCCTTTCCTGAGAGTGGTCGTTTTGGAAAGAACCGTGCTAACAATAGGACTCCTAG CCGTGGTGGACGTCATGGAGTGTCATCGAGCTACACCAG CAGGCGTGGTGTCCGTGATGAAGCACCGGTGAAGTTTCCTTGGAGCAGTATGAGGAATTCTAG TAGTAATCGTGATGGAGTGCCAACGAGCAGCCCGAGGAAGACTTCTAG TAGCCGTGGTGGTCGTAATGGAGTGCCAGCAAGCAGCACGAGGAGGACTTCTAGGTAG